In Nymphaea colorata isolate Beijing-Zhang1983 chromosome 3, ASM883128v2, whole genome shotgun sequence, a genomic segment contains:
- the LOC116251359 gene encoding DUF21 domain-containing protein At2g14520-like isoform X2 has product MAVEHKCCSTEFFLYIVIIILLVLFAGLMSGLTLGLMSLSLVDLEVLSKSGTPQDRKHAEKILPVVKNQHLLLCTLLICNAAAMEALPIFLDGLVSAWGAILISVTLILMFGEILPQSVCSRYGLAVGAAVTPVVRLLVWICFPVAYPISKLLDYLLGKGHVALFRRAELKTLVNLHGNEAGKGGELTHDETTIIAGALELTEKTAKDSMTPISETFTIDINAKLDSSLMQLILDKGHSRVPVYYEQPTNIIGLILVKNLLSIHPADEVPVKNVTIRKIPRKGW; this is encoded by the exons ATGGCGGTGGAACACAAGTGTTGCTCGACGGAGTTCTTCCTCtacatcgtcatcatcatcctGCTTGTCTTGTTCGCCGGCCTCATGTCCGGCCTCACCCTCGGCCTCATGTCCCTCAGCCTGGTCGATTTGGAGGTCCTCTCCAAGTCCGGCACGCCGCAGGACCGCAAGCATGCCG AAAAAATACTGCCTGTTGTCAAGAACCAGCATTTGTTGCTATGCACCCTTCTTATCTGCAATGCTGCTGCAATGGAG gcACTTCCTATATTTTTGGATGGACTAGTTTCAGCATGGGGTGCTATTTTGATTTCAGTAACCTTGATACTTATGTTTGGAGAG ATATTACCACAGTCTGTCTGCTCAAGGTATGGTTTAGCCGTCGGGGCAGCAGTAACACCAGTGGTTCGGTTGCTTGTTTGGATCTGCTTTCCTGTAGCATATCCAATAAGCAAG CTATTGGACTACCTACTGGGTAAGGGACATGTAGCTCTTTTTCGTAGAGCTGAGCTGAAGACACTTGTCAACTTACATGGGAATGAG GCAGGGAAAGGTGGCGAGCTTACTCATGATGAGACAACAATCATAGCTGGAGCACTTGAGCTAACAGAGAAAACTGCAAAAGATTCTATGACTCCTATTTCTGAAACTTTTACCATTGATATCAATGCGAAACTCGATAG TTCTCTAATGCAGTTAATATTGGACAAAGGGCATAGCAGAGTCCCAGTATACTATGAGCAACCAACAAATATAATCGGACTGATTCTG